A genomic window from Candidatus Thermoplasmatota archaeon includes:
- the secY gene encoding preprotein translocase subunit SecY — MAEGDEEKSLLYKLKPITDRLPAVTRPEGHVHFRTKMTWVILILVIYFVMTNIMIYGLDTSSGIDLFAQYRAILAGAQFSLMHLGIGPIVTGSIIMQLFTGAKIIKLNLKDEEDKAVYQGTQKLMVIIMIVVESAPQVYGFMEPSQKFITGMEHFSTDNGVSIARTLIVVQLIAGSYLVFLMDEVVSKWGIGSGISLFIAAGVAQAIFTGSLNWHPVDTSMPLDVTQNPPAGTIPKTIYMFHHMSGPQLSSGGYERIFLAQPNPMVALIGTIVIFLFVAYTESSRIELPLAHGGARGARGRYPIKLIYASNIPVILMAALLANVSMFSMLFWSHPSFQNVPILGHNWMLGYYLPDDTRPAGGLAYYLSTVSGVSDWLLPLLSGDYLNATGLDKSRLQIGIHVIVYVGVMVTGSILFAKFWIETTNMGAEAVAKQIESSGMQIPGFRRDPRVLKRVLERYIPVVTVISGATVGGLAAGADLIGTVGNASGTGVLLAVGIMIQLYDAIGREQMMEMHPVLRGFFGGE, encoded by the coding sequence ATGGCCGAGGGGGACGAAGAGAAGAGCCTGCTCTACAAGCTCAAGCCAATCACGGACAGGCTGCCGGCAGTGACGAGGCCTGAGGGGCACGTTCACTTCAGGACGAAGATGACCTGGGTCATCCTCATACTCGTGATCTACTTCGTCATGACCAACATCATGATCTATGGGCTGGACACGAGTTCTGGGATCGACCTATTCGCCCAGTACAGGGCGATATTGGCGGGTGCGCAGTTCTCGCTCATGCACCTGGGCATCGGTCCGATCGTCACCGGCTCCATCATCATGCAGCTGTTCACAGGTGCGAAGATCATCAAGCTCAACCTGAAGGACGAGGAGGACAAGGCCGTCTATCAGGGCACGCAGAAGCTCATGGTCATCATCATGATCGTCGTGGAGTCCGCTCCCCAGGTATACGGTTTCATGGAGCCGTCGCAGAAGTTCATCACCGGCATGGAACACTTCTCGACGGACAACGGCGTATCCATTGCGAGAACGCTCATAGTGGTCCAGCTCATCGCCGGTTCATACCTAGTGTTCCTCATGGACGAGGTGGTCTCGAAGTGGGGCATAGGCAGCGGAATATCGCTCTTCATCGCCGCGGGAGTGGCGCAGGCGATATTCACAGGCTCGCTCAACTGGCACCCGGTGGATACGAGCATGCCTCTCGACGTAACTCAGAATCCGCCTGCGGGCACCATACCGAAGACGATCTACATGTTCCACCATATGTCGGGACCACAGCTGTCCAGCGGAGGCTATGAACGTATATTCCTAGCGCAGCCCAACCCGATGGTCGCGCTCATAGGCACCATAGTCATCTTCCTGTTCGTCGCATATACGGAATCGAGCAGGATCGAACTCCCGCTCGCGCACGGCGGAGCGAGGGGCGCGAGGGGCAGGTACCCGATCAAGCTCATCTACGCATCCAACATACCAGTCATCCTGATGGCGGCATTGCTCGCGAACGTGAGCATGTTCTCGATGCTGTTCTGGTCACACCCGTCGTTCCAGAATGTGCCCATCCTGGGACATAACTGGATGCTGGGTTACTACCTGCCGGACGACACACGTCCTGCCGGAGGGCTCGCATACTATCTGTCAACGGTCAGCGGAGTCAGCGATTGGCTGCTGCCGCTCCTGAGCGGAGACTACCTGAATGCCACGGGGCTCGACAAAAGCCGCTTGCAGATCGGCATTCACGTGATCGTCTACGTTGGTGTCATGGTCACCGGCTCCATACTGTTCGCCAAGTTCTGGATAGAGACCACTAACATGGGGGCGGAGGCCGTCGCGAAGCAGATCGAATCGAGCGGCATGCAGATTCCCGGCTTCAGAAGGGATCCGAGGGTCCTCAAGAGGGTGCTCGAGAGGTATATCCCTGTCGTCACTGTGATATCAGGTGCGACAGTCGGAGGACTCGCGGCCGGGGCTGACCTGATAGGGACCGTGGGCAACGCGTCCGGGACGGGTGTGCTGCTGGCAGTGGGAATCATGATCCAATTGTACGACGCTATAGGCAGAGAACAGATGATGGAAATGCACCCAGTGCTGAGGGGCTTCTTCGGAGGCGAGTAG
- a CDS encoding RNA-guided pseudouridylation complex pseudouridine synthase subunit Cbf5: MLVKSKRSTSQGKGARPQDRTVDELLANGVVVIDKPAGPTSHQITSWVGDMIGAKKSAHGGTLDPRVTGVLPVGLGNAVRAMDALHYGTKAYVGVMRMHGNVDQRRLQEVFKEFTDEIYQTPPMRSAVKRELRSRSLESLSLMEISGRDVLFKVECDAGTYIRSLCVDIGDAVAVGAHLQDLRRTRAGALTEDAAVSLHDLKDALEEHRAGDSRLLRKMLHPMEVLMAQMPKIEIKDSAVDAICHGASLAVPGVVTLDEHIRRGGAVAIMTQSGESVGLGSALMDSEEIMKRSEGVAVRVSRVFMPAGTYARVWGSSAKDGQQK, encoded by the coding sequence ATGCTCGTCAAATCGAAGAGATCGACTAGCCAGGGAAAGGGCGCGAGACCCCAGGACAGGACTGTCGACGAGCTACTAGCGAACGGCGTTGTTGTCATAGACAAGCCCGCAGGACCTACATCACACCAGATCACCAGCTGGGTCGGGGACATGATAGGAGCCAAGAAGTCCGCTCACGGTGGAACCTTGGACCCGAGGGTCACGGGCGTCTTGCCCGTCGGTCTTGGGAACGCTGTCCGTGCCATGGATGCGCTGCACTACGGCACGAAGGCGTATGTCGGCGTCATGAGGATGCACGGGAACGTCGACCAGAGACGTCTCCAGGAAGTATTCAAGGAGTTCACAGACGAGATCTATCAGACGCCCCCGATGCGCTCTGCGGTCAAGCGAGAGCTGAGGTCTCGGAGCCTCGAGTCGCTCAGCCTGATGGAGATTTCTGGCAGGGATGTGTTGTTCAAAGTCGAATGCGATGCTGGTACGTACATTAGGAGCCTGTGCGTGGACATCGGGGACGCCGTTGCCGTTGGCGCTCATCTCCAGGACCTGAGAAGGACCAGAGCCGGCGCTCTCACGGAAGATGCTGCGGTGTCGTTGCACGACCTTAAGGATGCGCTCGAGGAGCACAGAGCCGGGGACTCACGCCTCCTGAGGAAGATGCTCCACCCGATGGAAGTCCTTATGGCCCAGATGCCGAAGATAGAGATCAAGGATTCCGCGGTTGATGCCATATGCCACGGAGCGAGCCTCGCAGTGCCGGGAGTCGTGACGCTGGACGAACATATCAGAAGAGGCGGCGCCGTGGCCATCATGACTCAGAGCGGGGAGAGTGTTGGACTGGGCTCTGCTCTCATGGACTCGGAAGAGATCATGAAGCGCTCTGAAGGGGTCGCTGTCAGAGTCTCGCGCGTTTTCATGCCCGCAGGAACATATGCCCGCGTCTGGGGCAGCTCTGCGAAGGACGGTCAGCAGAAGTGA
- a CDS encoding AAA family ATPase — translation MRIAISGPPGSGKTTICMLVANRLDYDFILVGQIFRQMAMERKLDLETLGRLAEEDETIDKELDERMLALAKANENIVLDGRLSGPILKGRKVSVFAAYIDATEQVRADRIARREGKDVQLVLREMRLRERSERKRYMAYYGIDPSDRSIYDLWLDSSNMPAEKIADTVIERAKKAEAENARQIEEID, via the coding sequence ATGAGAATAGCGATCTCAGGACCACCAGGGAGCGGCAAGACGACTATCTGCATGCTCGTCGCGAACAGGCTCGATTACGATTTCATTCTAGTAGGACAGATATTCAGGCAGATGGCTATGGAGAGAAAGCTCGACCTGGAAACCCTCGGAAGACTGGCAGAGGAGGACGAGACGATAGACAAGGAGCTGGACGAACGGATGCTCGCGCTGGCGAAAGCGAACGAGAACATCGTCCTCGACGGCAGGCTGTCGGGACCGATCCTGAAGGGTAGGAAGGTCTCGGTCTTCGCAGCGTACATAGACGCGACCGAGCAAGTAAGAGCCGACAGGATAGCCCGGAGAGAAGGTAAGGACGTCCAACTCGTCCTGAGGGAGATGCGGCTCAGAGAGAGGTCGGAGAGGAAGAGGTACATGGCGTACTATGGCATCGACCCATCAGACAGGTCGATATACGATCTCTGGTTGGATTCCTCCAACATGCCTGCGGAAAAGATAGCAGACACGGTCATTGAGAGAGCGAAGAAGGCAGAGGCAGAGAATGCTCGTCAAATCGAAGAGATCGACTAG
- a CDS encoding DUF106 domain-containing protein yields MASKSGPGAGRPPKPDIGNQMVVMLAFITAMFVMFDNNLRQGLGRLVGIPLAPLVGFGGNQPILTLLFTGLLMSFFSISVRHFFVNWVDQARTQRITSAFQKELRGARTSNNTYKLKKLTELQPQIMAQSMKASQTQLKLMPVTMLVIIPIFAWLANFIYLDLSSTTFSVPWAFSADMKHSSILPNWILLYSLLTLPFGQILTRVLKYFSFSRRLRELERGGLDMAEAVGGEGAA; encoded by the coding sequence ATGGCTAGCAAGTCCGGTCCAGGGGCAGGGAGACCGCCCAAGCCCGACATAGGGAACCAGATGGTGGTGATGCTCGCATTCATCACCGCGATGTTCGTGATGTTCGACAACAACCTGAGGCAAGGACTCGGCAGACTCGTCGGCATCCCTCTGGCGCCGCTGGTGGGCTTCGGCGGGAACCAGCCCATACTGACGCTCTTGTTCACCGGCCTGTTGATGAGCTTCTTCAGCATAAGCGTGAGGCACTTCTTCGTCAACTGGGTAGACCAGGCGAGGACCCAGAGGATCACATCGGCGTTCCAAAAGGAGCTCAGAGGGGCGAGGACGAGCAACAACACATACAAGCTGAAGAAGCTCACAGAACTCCAGCCGCAGATAATGGCGCAATCCATGAAGGCATCACAGACTCAGCTGAAGCTCATGCCGGTGACGATGCTCGTGATCATACCCATCTTCGCATGGCTCGCCAACTTCATCTACCTCGACCTGTCATCCACCACGTTCTCGGTCCCGTGGGCGTTCAGCGCGGACATGAAGCATTCGAGCATACTGCCCAACTGGATTCTGCTGTATTCCCTGCTCACGCTTCCCTTCGGCCAGATCTTGACCCGCGTGCTGAAGTACTTCAGCTTCAGCAGAAGGTTGAGAGAGCTGGAAAGAGGTGGGCTGGACATGGCCGAGGCCGTCGGCGGAGAGGGAGCGGCCTGA